A genomic window from Emys orbicularis isolate rEmyOrb1 chromosome 8, rEmyOrb1.hap1, whole genome shotgun sequence includes:
- the NEUROG1 gene encoding neurogenin-1, which translates to MPSAPESRCSAAENSGDVSSCLDSSLRARAEPSPGPSPEEEPGRKRRRGRCRARNEAALHTLRKSRRVKANDRERNRMHNLNAALDELRGVLPTFPEDTKLTKIETLRFAYNYIWALSETLRLADQRLHKAPPPPPRDLLLRPGYLSPAAPPSPGSDAGSWLSTASSLSACTSNPSSPATSEDYGYGLPEPLFACHGLPGELLRSGPCCARYPPADAAV; encoded by the coding sequence ATGCCCTCTGCCCCGGAGTCCCGCTGCTCCGCCGCGGAGAACAGCGGCGACGTGTCCTCCTGTCTGGACAGCAGCCTGCGAGCCCGCGCCGAGCCCTCCCCGGGGCCGAGCCCGGAGGAGGAGCCGGGGCGCAAGCGGCGCCGGGGCCGCTGCCGGGCGCGGAACGAGGCGGCCCTGCACACGCTGCGGAAGAGCCGGCGGGTGAAGGCGAACGACCGGGAGCGGAACCGCATGCACAACCTCAACGCGGCGCTGGACGAGCTGCGCGGCGTCCTGCCCACCTTCCCCGAGGACACCAAGCTGACCAAGATCGAGACGCTGCGCTTCGCCTACAACTACATCTGGGCCCTCTCCGAAACCCTGCGCCTGGCCGACCAACGCCTCCACAaagcccccccgccgccgccgcgggACCTGCTGCTGCGGCCCGGCTACCTGAGCCCCGCCGCCCCGCCCAGCCCCGGCAGCGATGCGGGCTCCTGGCTCTCCACCGCCTCCTCCCTGTCCGCCTGCACGTCCAACCCCAGCAGCCCGGCCACCTCCGAGGACTATGGCTACGGCCTCCCCGAGCCCCTCTTCGCCTGCCACGGCCTCCCCGGCGAGCTGCTGCGGAGCGGCCCGTGCTGCGCCCGGTACCCCCCGGCGGACGCCGCCGTGTGA